Proteins encoded within one genomic window of Gambusia affinis linkage group LG09, SWU_Gaff_1.0, whole genome shotgun sequence:
- the LOC122836681 gene encoding NADH-ubiquinone oxidoreductase subunit 8-like isoform X1, which yields MSKMSAALSLRLLHCYSKKGTFGHCSSAMRTLSISAPREGYKYVNAQEQPTDLRSITDRAATTLLWTELFRGLAMTMSYLFREPATINYPFEKGPLSPRFRGEHALRRYPNGEERCIACKLCEAICPAQAITIEAETRADGSRRTTRYDIDMTKCIYCGFCQEACPVDAIVEGPNFEYATETHEELLYNKEKLLNNGDRWEAEIAANIQADYLYR from the exons ATGAGCAAA ATGTCTGCTGCACTAAGTCTGCGTCTGTTACACTGCTACTCGAAGAAAG GCACATTTGGACATTGTTCTAGTGCTATGCGCACACTTAGCATTAGCGCACCGAGAGAAGGCTACA AGTATGTAAATGCCCAGGAGCAGCCAACTGACCTGAGGTCCATCACTGACCGGGCTGCAACAACCCTCTTATGGACTGAGCTTTTCAGAG GTTTGGCAATGACCATGAGCTACCTGTTCCGTGAGCCTGCCACCATCAACTACCCGTTTGAGAAAGGTCCGCTGTCACCACGGTTTCGTGGCGAGCACGCCCTCCGCCGGTACCCCAATGGAGAGGAGCGCTGCATTGCTTGTAAGCTGTGTGAAGCCATCTGCCCTGCTCAG gcCATTACTATTGAAGCTGAGACTCGAGCTGATGGCAGCAGGAGAACTACACGTTACGATATTGACATGACCAAGTGCATCTATTGTGGCTTCTGTCAGGAAGCCTGTCCTGTTGACGCCATTGTAGAG GGGCCAAACTTTGAATATGCTACAGAGACTCATGAGGAGCTGCTGTACAACAAAGAGAAGCTGCTCAACAATGGAGACCGATGGGAGGCTGAGATAGCAGCCAACATACAGGCTGATTATCTTTACAGATGA
- the LOC122836681 gene encoding NADH-ubiquinone oxidoreductase subunit 8-like isoform X2 produces MSAALSLRLLHCYSKKGTFGHCSSAMRTLSISAPREGYKYVNAQEQPTDLRSITDRAATTLLWTELFRGLAMTMSYLFREPATINYPFEKGPLSPRFRGEHALRRYPNGEERCIACKLCEAICPAQAITIEAETRADGSRRTTRYDIDMTKCIYCGFCQEACPVDAIVEGPNFEYATETHEELLYNKEKLLNNGDRWEAEIAANIQADYLYR; encoded by the exons ATGTCTGCTGCACTAAGTCTGCGTCTGTTACACTGCTACTCGAAGAAAG GCACATTTGGACATTGTTCTAGTGCTATGCGCACACTTAGCATTAGCGCACCGAGAGAAGGCTACA AGTATGTAAATGCCCAGGAGCAGCCAACTGACCTGAGGTCCATCACTGACCGGGCTGCAACAACCCTCTTATGGACTGAGCTTTTCAGAG GTTTGGCAATGACCATGAGCTACCTGTTCCGTGAGCCTGCCACCATCAACTACCCGTTTGAGAAAGGTCCGCTGTCACCACGGTTTCGTGGCGAGCACGCCCTCCGCCGGTACCCCAATGGAGAGGAGCGCTGCATTGCTTGTAAGCTGTGTGAAGCCATCTGCCCTGCTCAG gcCATTACTATTGAAGCTGAGACTCGAGCTGATGGCAGCAGGAGAACTACACGTTACGATATTGACATGACCAAGTGCATCTATTGTGGCTTCTGTCAGGAAGCCTGTCCTGTTGACGCCATTGTAGAG GGGCCAAACTTTGAATATGCTACAGAGACTCATGAGGAGCTGCTGTACAACAAAGAGAAGCTGCTCAACAATGGAGACCGATGGGAGGCTGAGATAGCAGCCAACATACAGGCTGATTATCTTTACAGATGA